The Solidesulfovibrio sp. genomic interval CGCTACCATTCGCTGCTGGTCCTGGCCGGCAAGGTCCCGGACAAGCTCGAAATCACGGCCTGGACCGAACAGAACGAGGTCATGGGCCTGCGCTACCGCGACCGCCCCTGGGTTGGCGTGCAGTTCCACCCGGAATCGGTGTTTACACCCGACGGCATGAAGCTGATCGCCAATTTCCCTGACAACATCTTGGAAGGATAGATGCGCGTGAACACCGTCCCCGCCCTGCTCGACAAGGCCAAGGAGAGCCTGCGCGCCGCCCGCCTGCTGGCCTCGGAGGGGCTCTACGACTGCGCCATGGGCCGGGCCTACTTCATCATGCACTACGTGGCCGAGGCGTTCCTTTTGACCGTCAAGATCGACGTCCACGCCCCCGAGGCCGTGGTGGACGCCTTCGGCCAGCGCTTCGCCTTCACCAATGTCCTGCCGCCGGTCTTCCACCGCTGGCTCGTCGAGGCCGAGGAACTGCGCAACCGCGCCGACTTCGATACCAGCCTCTGCTTCACCCCCGAAGCCGTCGCCGAACAGATCGACCGGGCCAGGGCCTTCATGAACATGGCCCGCGAGGAACTGGCCGATTTCCCGCGCTAACCGCCCACGCACGAAAGGAGTTTCACCGTGGAAAAACATGTCGAATGCCTGGAACTTCTCGCCATCGGCAAGGACCTGCCCAAGGAACTGGCCACCTTTGCCTTCCGGGCCATGTACACCGGGGAAATGCCCGCCTCGTGCGTCGGCGCCTTCCTCATGGGCCTTAAGACCAAGGGCGAATGCGCCGTGGAAATCGCCGCCGGCGTGACCACCGCCCTGGAGGAGGCCCGCCTCGTGCCCGGCCTTTCCGGTGCGCGCATCGACACCTGCGGCACGGGCGGCGACAACACCTGCTCCTTTAACTGCTCCACCGCCGTGGCGCTTTTCCTCGCCGCCATGGGGCACGACGTGGTCAAGCACGGCAACCGGGCCGTCTCCAGCTCCTGCGGCAGCGC includes:
- a CDS encoding HEPN domain-containing protein, translated to MNTVPALLDKAKESLRAARLLASEGLYDCAMGRAYFIMHYVAEAFLLTVKIDVHAPEAVVDAFGQRFAFTNVLPPVFHRWLVEAEELRNRADFDTSLCFTPEAVAEQIDRARAFMNMAREELADFPR